In the genome of Actinomadura graeca, one region contains:
- a CDS encoding 2-oxo acid dehydrogenase subunit E2: MTGPSVTPLPRERRHTLYFLDEVRAFAPVFLDTEVEMTELAAHRASADRHYSTVTYAVHTAARVLARHPDANAAVRGRLNPRLARYPGVHAKITLDKTLNGRRVVLSAVLRDADKAGLDELQRQVERYRDGDPAGMEEFAGLRALHRLPVPVGRVAFRRVVRPLRGRADRLGTFAVTSLGHRPVDGFHSVGGTTVTLGLGRVADRPVARDGRVVVAPTMRLGLAFDHRVIDGAEAADVLAEIKDGLESFKAPAEDGPR, translated from the coding sequence ATGACCGGCCCGTCCGTGACGCCGCTCCCCCGGGAGCGCCGGCACACCCTGTACTTCCTGGACGAGGTGCGCGCGTTCGCGCCGGTCTTCCTCGACACCGAGGTGGAGATGACCGAGCTGGCCGCGCACCGGGCGTCCGCGGACCGGCACTATTCGACGGTGACGTACGCCGTCCACACGGCGGCGCGGGTCCTGGCCCGCCATCCCGACGCCAACGCCGCCGTCCGGGGGCGGCTCAACCCCCGGCTCGCCCGCTATCCCGGCGTCCACGCGAAGATCACGCTGGACAAGACGCTGAACGGGCGGCGGGTGGTGCTCTCGGCCGTCCTGCGGGACGCCGACAAGGCGGGGCTGGACGAGCTGCAACGCCAGGTGGAGCGGTACCGGGACGGCGACCCGGCCGGGATGGAGGAGTTCGCCGGGCTCCGGGCGCTGCACCGGCTGCCGGTGCCGGTGGGCCGTGTGGCCTTCCGGCGGGTGGTCCGGCCGCTGCGGGGCCGGGCGGACCGGCTCGGCACCTTCGCGGTGACGTCGCTGGGGCACCGTCCGGTCGACGGGTTCCATTCGGTGGGCGGCACCACGGTCACGCTGGGCCTGGGCAGGGTCGCCGACCGTCCGGTGGCGCGGGACGGGCGGGTGGTGGTCGCGCCGACGATGCGGCTCGGCCTCGCCTTCGACCACCGTGTCATCGACGGCGCGGAGGCCGCGGACGTGCTGGCGGAGATCAAGGACGGGCTGGAGTCGTTCAAGGCGCCCGCAGAGGACGGCCCCCGGTGA
- a CDS encoding acyl carrier protein — protein sequence MTTIDDFLTLVRDELGLEVTSADAERSLDEVAGWDSVHLLALAGALERATGRGLVLPDLLEAGSLAAIYQVAVAA from the coding sequence GTGACCACGATCGACGACTTCCTCACCCTCGTCCGGGACGAGCTGGGACTGGAGGTGACATCCGCCGACGCGGAACGGAGCCTGGACGAGGTCGCGGGCTGGGACTCGGTGCACCTGCTGGCCCTCGCCGGGGCGCTGGAGCGGGCGACGGGCCGCGGGCTGGTGCTGCCCGACCTGCTGGAGGCGGGGAGCCTCGCGGCCATCTACCAGGTGGCGGTGGCGGCATGA
- a CDS encoding HAD-IIIC family phosphatase, translating into MGAVPTGIGQISAWLRSGRLAERYPEVPGLLTGLDAGELAHAGRLLSRLDPDEVARSHPGVPSVTVAITGHGTLAPLVPALTAELARHGLLLRPAAGDFDGYVFELSDPGSALYAADPDLALCVLDPAVVFDEVAAPWRPEDVERVLAGKLRLIEGLAGRFTGTARGTLVLNTLPLPSQFTAQLTDHRSRARLGAAWREAGAALLRLSEAHESLVTIDLDALVAEGIPVTDPRMDLYARMHLSAELLGRYAREIGHLARHLTGRTKKCLVVDLDGTLWGGVLGDDGPEGIEVGDGRRGEAFSAFQRTVKQIGSQGVLLAAVSKNDPEPVRQVLREHPGMVLREDDFVRVVANWRPKHDNLAELARGLNIGVDSLVFADDSDFERGLVRRELPGVAVIDLDGEPALHAGRLLADGWFDSRDLTAEDRARPARYREDLARRDFLDTFDSLEGYLAELDVRVRLEPVTEAQVPRVSQLTLRTNQFNLTTRRLQPADVRALAADPDASVLAVHSADRFGDNGLVGAVFLRRDGSVLRIDNFLLSCRVFSRGIEQACLAAVLRHAAATDATAVLAGYRPTAKNGKVRDFYPRQGFRRVGGDGVDDHDETGDGGNGDGGAAEFRHDLRSIAAAPAHLRLIDGLGGETR; encoded by the coding sequence ATGGGCGCCGTGCCCACGGGCATCGGGCAGATCTCCGCGTGGCTGCGGTCGGGACGGCTGGCGGAACGGTACCCGGAGGTGCCGGGGCTGCTCACCGGCCTCGACGCCGGGGAGCTGGCGCACGCCGGGCGGCTGCTGTCCCGGCTGGACCCCGACGAGGTCGCCCGGTCCCATCCGGGGGTCCCGTCCGTCACGGTGGCGATCACCGGGCACGGGACGCTCGCCCCGCTGGTCCCGGCCCTCACCGCCGAGCTGGCCCGGCACGGGCTGCTGCTGCGGCCGGCCGCGGGCGACTTCGACGGCTACGTCTTCGAGCTGTCCGACCCCGGCAGCGCACTGTACGCGGCGGACCCCGACCTCGCCCTCTGCGTGCTGGACCCGGCGGTGGTGTTCGACGAGGTCGCGGCGCCCTGGCGTCCCGAGGACGTCGAACGCGTGCTGGCGGGCAAGCTCCGCCTGATCGAGGGGCTCGCCGGGCGCTTCACCGGCACCGCGCGCGGCACCCTCGTCCTCAACACGCTCCCGCTGCCGTCGCAGTTCACCGCGCAGCTCACCGACCACCGCTCCCGCGCGCGGCTCGGCGCGGCCTGGCGGGAGGCCGGCGCGGCCCTGCTGCGCCTGTCCGAGGCGCACGAGTCGCTGGTGACGATCGACCTGGACGCGCTGGTCGCCGAGGGCATCCCCGTCACCGACCCGCGGATGGACCTGTACGCCCGGATGCACCTGTCGGCCGAGCTGCTCGGCCGGTACGCGCGCGAGATCGGGCATCTGGCCCGCCACCTCACCGGCCGTACCAAGAAGTGCCTGGTCGTGGACCTGGACGGGACCCTGTGGGGCGGGGTGCTGGGCGACGACGGACCGGAGGGCATCGAGGTCGGGGACGGCCGCAGGGGCGAGGCGTTCAGCGCCTTCCAGCGGACCGTGAAGCAGATCGGGTCCCAAGGGGTGCTGCTGGCCGCGGTGAGCAAGAACGACCCCGAGCCCGTCCGGCAGGTGCTGCGCGAGCATCCCGGGATGGTGCTGCGTGAGGACGACTTCGTGCGGGTCGTCGCGAACTGGCGGCCCAAGCACGACAACCTCGCCGAGCTTGCCCGCGGCCTCAACATCGGCGTGGACTCGCTCGTCTTCGCCGACGACAGCGACTTCGAGCGGGGCCTGGTCCGGCGGGAGCTGCCGGGCGTCGCGGTGATCGACCTGGACGGGGAGCCCGCGCTGCACGCCGGGCGGCTGCTGGCCGACGGCTGGTTCGACTCCCGCGACCTGACCGCCGAGGACCGCGCGCGCCCGGCGCGTTACCGCGAGGACCTCGCCCGCCGCGACTTCCTCGACACCTTCGACTCGCTGGAGGGCTATCTCGCCGAGCTGGACGTGCGGGTCAGGCTGGAGCCGGTGACCGAGGCGCAGGTCCCGCGGGTGTCACAGCTCACGCTGCGGACCAACCAGTTCAACCTGACGACGCGGCGGCTCCAGCCGGCGGACGTGCGCGCCCTCGCCGCCGATCCGGACGCGTCCGTGCTGGCCGTCCACTCCGCCGACCGGTTCGGCGACAACGGCCTGGTCGGCGCGGTGTTCCTGCGCCGGGACGGATCCGTCCTGCGCATCGACAACTTCCTGCTGAGCTGCCGGGTCTTCTCCCGGGGGATCGAGCAGGCGTGCCTGGCAGCCGTCCTGCGGCACGCGGCGGCGACCGACGCGACGGCGGTGCTGGCCGGTTACCGGCCGACCGCCAAGAACGGCAAGGTCCGCGACTTCTACCCGCGGCAGGGCTTCCGCCGCGTGGGCGGTGACGGCGTGGACGACCACGACGAAACCGGGGACGGCGGGAACGGGGACGGTGGAGCGGCGGAGTTCCGGCACGACCTGCGGTCCATCGCCGCGGCGCCCGCGCACCTGCGGCTGATCGACGGCCTGGGAGGAGAGACACGGTGA
- a CDS encoding 3-oxoacyl-ACP synthase III family protein: MDASDIRILSAGTALPGPPVTNAELAGRFGMDALWEQWVEVFIGTRTRHLSVDLGTGEIRSTLADLGERAARRALDAAGLRAADVDVVVMGTATPDTLMPTTVNVIADRLGIDGIPTYQLQSGCSGAVQALEVARHALLAGGHRTALVIAGDSCAKHFDLGADLRAMAPAELVNVVLFGDGAGAAVLTADAPPGSVAVRRVLTRFTGRGRAAGQTVEWFGLAERESRRAAVAEDYKAIEESVPRMSAEILEELLADLRWKASDVDYVLPPQLSGRMSERIGARLDLPLAEEIACVEETGNCGNGLLFFQLEPALRLLDQGDRVVGIAVESSKWIKAGFALERV; this comes from the coding sequence ATGGACGCGTCGGACATCCGTATCCTGTCGGCCGGGACGGCGTTGCCCGGCCCGCCGGTGACCAACGCAGAGCTCGCCGGGCGTTTCGGCATGGACGCGCTGTGGGAGCAGTGGGTCGAGGTCTTCATCGGCACCCGGACCCGGCATCTGTCGGTCGATCTCGGCACCGGCGAGATCCGGTCCACGCTCGCCGATCTGGGCGAGCGGGCGGCGCGGCGGGCGCTGGACGCCGCCGGGCTCCGGGCCGCCGACGTCGACGTGGTGGTGATGGGGACGGCGACGCCCGACACCCTCATGCCGACGACGGTCAACGTCATCGCCGACCGGCTGGGGATCGACGGGATCCCGACCTACCAGTTGCAGAGCGGCTGCTCGGGTGCCGTCCAGGCGCTGGAGGTGGCCCGGCACGCGCTGCTCGCGGGCGGGCACCGCACGGCCCTGGTCATCGCGGGCGACAGCTGCGCCAAGCATTTCGACCTCGGTGCCGACCTGCGCGCCATGGCGCCCGCGGAGCTGGTGAACGTGGTGCTGTTCGGCGACGGCGCCGGGGCGGCGGTGCTCACCGCGGACGCGCCGCCCGGCTCGGTGGCGGTCCGCCGGGTGCTGACCAGGTTCACCGGGCGGGGCCGCGCCGCGGGCCAGACGGTCGAGTGGTTCGGCCTGGCCGAGCGGGAGTCGCGGCGCGCGGCGGTCGCGGAGGACTACAAGGCGATCGAGGAGTCGGTCCCGCGGATGTCGGCGGAGATCCTTGAGGAGCTGCTGGCGGATCTGCGCTGGAAGGCGTCCGACGTCGACTACGTGCTGCCGCCGCAGCTCTCCGGCCGGATGAGCGAACGCATCGGCGCACGGCTGGACCTGCCGCTGGCGGAGGAGATCGCCTGCGTGGAGGAGACCGGGAACTGCGGCAACGGGCTGCTGTTCTTCCAGCTGGAGCCCGCGCTGCGCCTGCTCGACCAGGGCGACCGGGTGGTCGGCATCGCGGTCGAGTCGAGTAAGTGGATCAAGGCGGGTTTCGCGTTGGAGCGGGTTTGA